The following are encoded together in the Thiobacillus sp. SCUT-2 genome:
- a CDS encoding TrbI/VirB10 family protein, producing MSTPATPQSPPDGTNKVDPDTLSLRAPPRPVTRLNRRMLVVLAGTLGAIILGATLWSLQPHQRDRNHATELYNVDRVAHTDHLDQLPTDYSKLPLPPKLAPVLGEPLPGDLGPAIVHAQHNANTGGYTHPAQSGHMAQPGDAEEAARAAVFFRSSSAVKASPSPTASMAMPESVSGNQPFNPMAAVSTQPADPTAVQNQQAHKQAFVANEGDSVTGNSASLHPPSSPYQVMAGTIIPAALVTGINSDLPGQVIANVTEAVYDTATGRFLLIPQGSRLIGRYDSQVSFGQRRVLLVWTRLILPDTSSISLDRLPGIDPAGYAGLEDGVDWHWDRILAGAALSTLLGVGAELAAPSNNGGTGSVTIAVRQSAQDTVNQVGQEVTKRNVSIQPTLTIRPGFPVRVMVNKDLILRPYQPLFFQRGASQ from the coding sequence ATGAGCACGCCAGCCACGCCACAATCTCCACCCGACGGGACGAATAAGGTCGACCCGGACACCTTGAGTTTGCGCGCGCCGCCGCGTCCGGTCACGCGGCTCAACCGGCGCATGCTGGTCGTGCTCGCGGGAACACTGGGCGCGATCATCCTGGGGGCTACGCTATGGTCCTTGCAACCGCACCAACGTGATCGCAATCACGCCACCGAGCTGTACAACGTGGATCGCGTCGCGCATACCGATCACCTCGACCAGTTGCCAACGGACTATTCCAAGCTGCCGCTCCCACCAAAACTAGCACCTGTATTGGGCGAGCCGTTGCCGGGTGACCTGGGGCCCGCCATCGTGCATGCGCAGCACAATGCCAACACCGGCGGGTACACCCATCCCGCGCAGTCCGGGCACATGGCGCAGCCAGGCGATGCCGAGGAGGCAGCACGCGCTGCCGTGTTCTTTCGGAGCAGCAGTGCGGTGAAGGCATCACCGTCGCCCACTGCGAGTATGGCCATGCCCGAGTCCGTCTCGGGCAATCAGCCGTTCAATCCGATGGCAGCGGTATCCACACAGCCTGCCGATCCGACGGCGGTGCAGAACCAGCAGGCGCATAAACAGGCCTTCGTCGCCAATGAGGGCGACAGTGTCACCGGCAATTCGGCCAGCCTGCACCCCCCGTCCTCGCCCTACCAGGTGATGGCGGGCACCATTATTCCGGCGGCGCTGGTGACGGGGATCAATTCCGACCTGCCGGGGCAGGTCATCGCCAATGTGACGGAAGCGGTCTACGATACGGCTACGGGTCGTTTCCTGCTGATTCCGCAGGGCTCGCGGCTGATCGGCCGCTACGACAGTCAGGTTTCATTCGGTCAGCGGCGCGTGCTGCTAGTGTGGACGCGGCTGATCCTGCCCGATACTTCGTCGATTTCGCTCGACCGATTGCCCGGCATCGACCCGGCGGGCTATGCCGGGCTGGAGGATGGCGTCGATTGGCATTGGGATCGCATCCTTGCAGGTGCGGCGTTGTCCACGCTGCTTGGAGTCGGTGCCGAGCTGGCAGCACCCAGCAACAACGGCGGCACCGGTAGCGTCACCATCGCCGTTCGCCAGAGCGCGCAGGACACCGTGAACCAGGTCGGCCAGGAAGTCACCAAACGCAACGTGAGTATCCAGCCGACGCTCACCATCCGGCCCGGTTTCCCGGTGCGGGTCATGGTGAACAAGGATCTGATCCTGCGGCCGTACCAGCCGCTGTTCTTCCAGAGGGGAGCGTCGCAATGA
- a CDS encoding DUF2274 domain-containing protein: MTESTSKLLRLGPLPKTETVKMTIILSVVLKTELERYAALHAQTYGEPVEVATLIPHMLEAFMSRDRGFRKSRKE, encoded by the coding sequence ATGACTGAGTCCACCAGCAAGCTGCTGCGGCTGGGGCCGCTGCCGAAGACCGAGACGGTAAAGATGACCATCATCTTGAGCGTGGTGTTGAAGACAGAGCTGGAGCGCTACGCCGCGCTGCATGCTCAGACCTATGGCGAGCCGGTTGAGGTTGCGACATTGATCCCGCATATGCTTGAAGCGTTCATGTCGCGGGATCGGGGATTCAGGAAGTCCAGGAAGGAGTGA
- a CDS encoding YHS domain-containing protein, translating into MDDTIEDPVCGMQVSRDSFAMEHLGIHYAFCSQQCQDRFKANPHLYIGVPGKQAPKQKGLEVIKQRRFRLEQPLTDEEVAILAKELGAMMGIQSMEVTGDTLSITYDLLQATAEQIEARIGEVGGLLGTGWAERLQRGFVHYVEECEAGNLEVTPHRGHH; encoded by the coding sequence ATGGACGACACCATTGAAGACCCTGTCTGCGGTATGCAAGTCAGCCGGGATTCCTTTGCCATGGAGCATTTGGGCATCCATTACGCCTTCTGCTCGCAGCAGTGTCAGGATCGGTTCAAGGCGAACCCGCATCTTTATATCGGTGTTCCAGGCAAGCAGGCACCCAAACAGAAGGGCCTTGAAGTCATCAAGCAACGGCGTTTCCGCCTGGAACAGCCGTTGACCGATGAGGAGGTGGCCATCCTTGCCAAAGAGTTGGGTGCTATGATGGGCATCCAGTCCATGGAAGTTACTGGCGACACCCTTTCCATCACCTATGACTTGTTGCAGGCGACCGCCGAACAGATTGAAGCGCGCATCGGAGAAGTCGGGGGGCTGCTCGGAACAGGATGGGCAGAGCGTTTGCAGCGCGGCTTTGTCCATTACGTTGAGGAATGTGAGGCAGGCAATCTGGAAGTCACGCCGCATCGAGGGCATCACTAG
- a CDS encoding copper-translocating P-type ATPase, protein MEGQADHRHAPGMAHAHPAHGEHAAGMHGNPAAHGAHHDHHAHMVADFRKRFWISLLLTLPILALSPGLWGMLGLAAPLAFRGDAYVLFGFSSIVFFYGGWPFLKGFGEELRKRQPGMMTLIAVAISAAYFYSSAVTFGLSGMGFYWELATLIDIMLLGHWIEMKSVLGASGALEALVRLLPSEAHRLQADGNTEDVSVDDITPGDRLLVKPGERVPTDGIIISGQTSLDESMLTGESKPVEKGEGAEAIGGSVNGEGAITLEVKKTGGQTYLAQVMDMVSRAQESRSRTQDLANRAAVWLTAIALGGGFATLFVWLALGRDFAFAMERAVTVMVIACPHALGLAVPLVVAVSTSMAASHGLLIRDRAAFERARNLGAVVFDKTGTLTEGRFGVSDIVPLGTLDEAACLRLAAALENQSEHPIATGIVRMAKERQVEWPQADNFTNLTGRGAQATVEGRDVKVVSPGYLREQGIRVAHPRLEALAAEGKTTIFLLVDGAAAAVFGLADVVRPESKAAIAQLKAMGIQCMMLTGDSQAVAQTVSKQLGLDDFFAEVLPEQKALKIREVKARGLTVAMVGDGVNDAPALVESDLGVAIGAGTDVAIEAADIVLVSNNPQDVAAILGLSRKTYGKMIQNLIWATGYNTFAIPLAAGVAAYWGLLMTPAVGAVFMSASTVIVAINAKLLGRGGMVPSVAEHDGYTGGQHGRHH, encoded by the coding sequence ATGGAAGGACAAGCCGATCATCGTCATGCACCTGGCATGGCGCATGCGCATCCTGCGCATGGCGAACATGCGGCCGGCATGCACGGCAATCCAGCAGCGCACGGCGCGCATCATGACCACCACGCCCACATGGTGGCCGATTTCAGAAAGCGCTTCTGGATTTCCCTGCTCCTCACGTTGCCGATCCTGGCCCTGTCGCCGGGCCTGTGGGGCATGCTCGGTTTGGCGGCACCGCTTGCTTTTCGCGGCGACGCCTATGTTCTGTTCGGTTTCTCCAGCATCGTGTTTTTCTATGGGGGATGGCCGTTCCTGAAGGGGTTCGGAGAAGAACTCAGGAAGCGCCAGCCCGGCATGATGACGCTGATCGCGGTGGCGATCAGTGCCGCGTACTTTTACTCCAGCGCCGTCACCTTCGGCCTGTCCGGCATGGGCTTCTACTGGGAGCTGGCCACCCTGATCGACATCATGCTGCTTGGCCACTGGATCGAGATGAAGTCGGTACTGGGGGCTTCCGGCGCACTCGAGGCGCTGGTGCGGCTGCTGCCATCCGAGGCGCACCGCCTGCAAGCGGATGGAAACACAGAGGATGTTTCAGTCGACGACATCACGCCCGGCGACAGGCTCTTGGTGAAGCCGGGCGAACGGGTGCCGACCGACGGCATCATCATTTCTGGCCAGACCAGTCTGGACGAATCCATGCTCACCGGGGAATCGAAACCGGTGGAAAAAGGCGAGGGAGCCGAGGCCATCGGCGGTTCAGTCAACGGCGAAGGCGCGATTACCCTAGAAGTCAAGAAAACCGGCGGGCAGACTTATCTGGCACAGGTGATGGACATGGTGAGTCGGGCTCAGGAGTCGCGCTCGCGTACTCAGGACCTGGCCAATCGTGCCGCGGTGTGGTTGACCGCCATCGCCCTCGGTGGCGGCTTCGCCACGCTGTTCGTGTGGCTGGCGCTGGGACGGGATTTCGCTTTTGCCATGGAACGCGCCGTCACCGTGATGGTGATCGCCTGCCCCCATGCTCTTGGACTCGCCGTGCCGCTCGTCGTCGCGGTGAGCACCAGCATGGCCGCATCCCACGGCTTGCTTATCCGCGACCGTGCGGCGTTCGAGCGGGCCCGCAATCTGGGCGCCGTGGTGTTCGACAAGACCGGCACCTTGACCGAAGGGCGTTTCGGGGTAAGCGACATCGTGCCGCTGGGCACTCTGGACGAGGCCGCCTGCCTGCGCTTGGCGGCCGCACTGGAGAACCAGTCGGAGCACCCCATTGCAACGGGTATCGTGCGCATGGCGAAGGAGCGTCAGGTGGAGTGGCCGCAGGCGGACAATTTCACCAACCTGACGGGCCGGGGTGCGCAAGCCACGGTCGAAGGCCGGGACGTGAAAGTGGTGAGCCCCGGCTATCTGCGGGAACAAGGCATCCGGGTGGCACATCCCAGGCTGGAGGCATTGGCCGCCGAGGGCAAGACCACCATCTTCCTGCTGGTAGACGGCGCTGCCGCCGCCGTGTTTGGCCTGGCCGACGTGGTGCGTCCGGAATCGAAAGCCGCCATTGCGCAACTCAAGGCCATGGGCATCCAATGCATGATGCTCACCGGCGATTCGCAAGCTGTGGCGCAAACGGTTTCGAAGCAGCTGGGCCTGGACGATTTCTTCGCCGAAGTGCTGCCGGAACAGAAGGCGCTGAAAATCCGCGAAGTGAAGGCGCGCGGCCTCACCGTGGCGATGGTCGGTGACGGCGTGAACGATGCGCCGGCGCTGGTGGAATCGGATCTCGGCGTTGCGATCGGCGCGGGCACCGATGTGGCCATCGAGGCGGCCGACATCGTGCTGGTGAGCAACAATCCGCAGGATGTCGCGGCGATTCTCGGGCTCTCGCGCAAAACCTACGGCAAGATGATCCAGAACCTGATCTGGGCCACCGGTTACAACACCTTTGCAATCCCGCTTGCAGCCGGGGTCGCGGCCTATTGGGGGCTGCTGATGACCCCGGCAGTGGGGGCGGTGTTCATGTCGGCCAGCACGGTCATCGTGGCGATCAATGCCAAGCTGCTGGGGCGCGGCGGCATGGTCCCTTCCGTAGCGGAGCATGACGGATACACAGGAGGACAGCATGGACGACACCATTGA
- a CDS encoding Spy/CpxP family protein refolding chaperone, translated as MNAAAVKRVLESKGMNRKNGFWIALWVILVVVTGFFAFGYSPGGMGYGPWHGWGRMGAWGDAYRADGAQAWYGMGPGMMGGSGYGMQPGTGGGYGPWMMGQYGGGMPWMGAGMGPGMAGSYTMMPWAPPDLTSEQVQKIGQLQTESEARNRGLMQQGWETQARLNGLYTADKRDWNAIRTASRALFDLQRQQMDAMLDMQQKIDGLLTDSQRQEMARAWRGYGWMGAN; from the coding sequence ATGAATGCTGCGGCTGTGAAACGTGTTTTGGAGAGTAAAGGAATGAATCGTAAGAATGGATTCTGGATCGCCTTGTGGGTGATTCTCGTCGTCGTTACGGGATTCTTCGCGTTTGGCTATAGCCCCGGCGGCATGGGCTACGGGCCGTGGCATGGCTGGGGCCGTATGGGCGCATGGGGCGATGCTTATCGGGCGGACGGTGCTCAAGCCTGGTATGGCATGGGTCCCGGAATGATGGGTGGATCGGGGTATGGAATGCAGCCAGGGACAGGTGGCGGATACGGGCCATGGATGATGGGCCAGTATGGCGGTGGCATGCCATGGATGGGCGCGGGTATGGGGCCTGGCATGGCTGGAAGTTACACCATGATGCCTTGGGCTCCTCCTGACCTGACGTCTGAACAAGTGCAGAAGATTGGCCAACTGCAGACCGAGTCGGAGGCGCGCAATCGCGGCCTCATGCAGCAGGGTTGGGAAACGCAGGCCCGGCTCAATGGACTCTATACGGCAGACAAGCGGGACTGGAATGCGATTCGCACCGCTTCGCGGGCCTTGTTTGACCTGCAGCGCCAGCAAATGGATGCGATGCTCGACATGCAGCAGAAAATCGATGGCCTGCTGACCGATAGCCAGCGCCAGGAAATGGCGCGTGCCTGGCGCGGTTATGGATGGATGGGAGCAAATTAA
- a CDS encoding SHOCT domain-containing protein, with protein MMGGYGMTGGFGFGGIFMILWWVLIIAGIVVLVKWLATSFGTGGRSGGESKALDLLKERYARGEIDEQEFQKRKRDLSQ; from the coding sequence ATGATGGGCGGTTATGGCATGACAGGCGGTTTCGGATTCGGCGGGATTTTCATGATCCTGTGGTGGGTACTCATCATCGCCGGCATTGTCGTGCTGGTGAAATGGCTGGCCACATCCTTCGGGACGGGTGGCCGGAGCGGTGGTGAGAGCAAAGCGCTGGATCTCCTCAAGGAACGCTATGCGCGCGGAGAGATCGACGAACAGGAGTTTCAGAAGAGGAAGCGCGACTTGAGCCAGTAG
- a CDS encoding Spy/CpxP family protein refolding chaperone: MNKSMKTLLASSIVAFALMGTAVSASAAEPTMPNQQMMMQGQAQGSAMPGSMPGYGPRGGMGMMGGGGYGPGMMGGGMGPGYGMGPMGMMGGMMNMMGGGCPMGMMGGDMGPGMSGYGPGMMGGGMGYGMGPGMMAGWAGGMGPMATLDLSDTQTAQLEKIQTESMKKQRSLMRQMWEAQEKLGDLFDAENRDPAAIGKAYGKLADVQRQALEARIEAGNKAAAVLTKEQKAQMRRGFGGGMMGY, encoded by the coding sequence ATGAACAAATCCATGAAAACCCTACTGGCATCTTCCATCGTTGCCTTCGCATTGATGGGAACAGCAGTGTCCGCCTCGGCGGCGGAGCCTACGATGCCCAATCAACAAATGATGATGCAAGGTCAGGCACAGGGAAGCGCCATGCCCGGTTCGATGCCAGGGTACGGGCCGCGTGGTGGTATGGGCATGATGGGAGGCGGAGGCTACGGGCCCGGGATGATGGGTGGGGGCATGGGCCCGGGCTATGGCATGGGGCCCATGGGCATGATGGGCGGAATGATGAACATGATGGGCGGGGGATGCCCCATGGGCATGATGGGGGGCGACATGGGGCCGGGCATGAGCGGATATGGCCCCGGCATGATGGGTGGCGGCATGGGCTATGGCATGGGGCCGGGCATGATGGCTGGCTGGGCCGGAGGAATGGGGCCGATGGCTACGCTCGATCTGAGCGATACGCAGACCGCCCAACTGGAGAAGATTCAGACCGAATCGATGAAGAAGCAGCGCTCGCTCATGCGTCAGATGTGGGAAGCGCAGGAAAAGCTGGGTGATTTGTTCGATGCGGAGAATCGCGACCCGGCGGCGATCGGCAAGGCCTACGGCAAACTCGCGGACGTGCAGCGCCAGGCGCTGGAAGCACGAATTGAAGCCGGGAATAAAGCCGCCGCCGTCTTGACCAAAGAGCAGAAGGCGCAAATGCGCCGTGGCTTTGGTGGGGGCATGATGGGTTACTGA
- a CDS encoding YncE family protein, with protein sequence MNAKKLVLALLCLGCGTFAMAAPTAYIPLGSANQVIAVDAANDKIIRSYSGVENPHGLVATPDGDYLVAGSLKETPVPAGAPSDTPNSKLYVIHPEHGHVMAEIPVSGWTHHEAVTPDGKYVISTHPTRGGISVVDVINNKVYKTIKTGPSPNYTLVTKDGKRAYVSNSGNGTLSEIDLSKWEVTRSLEAGPTPEHLVFSPDEKTIYVSNDRAGTVSVVSVKEGKVEATYKIGKRVHGLDIGDDGKTLFISSRSDDKLVALDTQTGEQRVLTLSPEPYHLDKIPGTGKVYVSSGKAPIIWVVDQKTFTVTDTIRLPAGEGHQIAVIR encoded by the coding sequence ATGAACGCAAAGAAACTTGTTCTGGCGCTGCTGTGTCTTGGTTGCGGGACATTCGCCATGGCCGCGCCGACTGCCTACATTCCATTAGGCTCGGCCAATCAAGTGATCGCCGTTGATGCGGCAAACGACAAGATCATCCGCAGCTATTCCGGGGTGGAGAATCCGCATGGGCTGGTGGCGACGCCCGACGGCGACTATCTGGTGGCGGGAAGCCTGAAGGAGACCCCGGTCCCCGCAGGCGCGCCATCGGATACGCCCAACAGCAAACTGTATGTGATTCATCCCGAGCACGGCCATGTCATGGCCGAGATTCCGGTGTCTGGTTGGACTCACCATGAAGCCGTGACGCCTGACGGCAAATATGTGATTTCCACGCATCCGACGCGCGGTGGAATCAGCGTCGTCGACGTGATCAACAACAAGGTTTACAAGACCATCAAGACCGGCCCCTCGCCGAATTACACGCTGGTGACGAAGGACGGAAAACGCGCCTATGTGAGCAACAGCGGCAACGGAACGCTCAGCGAGATCGACCTCAGCAAGTGGGAGGTGACTCGTTCACTTGAAGCCGGGCCGACGCCGGAGCATCTGGTCTTTTCCCCCGACGAAAAAACGATCTACGTCTCCAACGACCGTGCCGGTACGGTTTCCGTTGTGTCGGTCAAGGAAGGCAAAGTCGAGGCGACCTACAAGATCGGGAAGCGAGTACACGGTTTGGACATCGGTGACGACGGAAAAACGCTTTTCATCAGCAGCCGCTCGGATGACAAGCTGGTGGCCCTCGACACCCAAACCGGCGAACAGCGCGTCCTGACGCTTTCTCCTGAGCCCTACCATCTCGACAAGATTCCGGGAACCGGAAAAGTGTATGTCTCCAGCGGCAAGGCGCCAATCATCTGGGTGGTGGACCAGAAGACGTTCACCGTCACGGACACGATCCGGTTGCCAGCCGGAGAAGGTCACCAGATTGCGGTAATCAGGTGA
- a CDS encoding c-type cytochrome, with amino-acid sequence MRDSMDKVRHCLICAALVSLSATASDLHHGQLVYNGTCIACHGSDGTGGLPGVPDLTGKTGLLSQDDAILLGRMADGFQTPGSSMVMPPKGGNPALTDADLKAVLKYMRHEFQQDPQTRRKTQ; translated from the coding sequence ATGCGAGATTCCATGGATAAGGTCCGCCACTGTCTGATTTGCGCAGCACTTGTCAGTCTTTCAGCAACCGCCAGCGATCTTCACCATGGTCAACTGGTCTACAACGGAACGTGCATCGCCTGCCATGGCAGCGATGGGACCGGAGGTCTCCCAGGCGTCCCGGACTTGACCGGAAAAACCGGGCTTCTATCGCAAGACGATGCAATCCTTCTCGGGCGGATGGCTGACGGTTTCCAGACGCCCGGCTCATCCATGGTCATGCCTCCAAAGGGCGGTAATCCCGCCTTGACCGACGCGGATTTGAAGGCCGTCCTGAAGTACATGCGTCATGAGTTTCAGCAAGACCCGCAAACAAGGAGAAAGACCCAATGA
- a CDS encoding thioredoxin domain-containing protein encodes MDVKIVATKSCSHRLSLQHELDELGIPFEVLFVEEHPGVVVTHSIRHSPNLLVNDEVVFRGQPTPLELRQFFNRV; translated from the coding sequence ATGGACGTCAAGATTGTTGCGACCAAGAGTTGCAGTCACCGCCTGAGTTTGCAGCACGAACTCGATGAGCTGGGCATTCCATTCGAGGTGCTGTTTGTCGAGGAGCACCCTGGCGTGGTCGTAACCCACAGCATTCGACATTCGCCGAACCTCCTCGTGAACGACGAGGTCGTTTTTCGGGGGCAACCCACACCACTTGAATTACGGCAATTCTTCAACAGGGTCTGA
- a CDS encoding DUF411 domain-containing protein: MKTAFLQFLLIGSFATSALAASEAPIVDVYKSPSCGCCGKWVDHMRANGFTVRSHDTNDVVQQKYRLGVPYGYGSCHTAEVNGYLVEGHVPARDVRRLLKEKPTARGLVVPAMPMGSPGMEQGNRKDHYDVLLVNLDGTTQTYTRY, encoded by the coding sequence GTGAAGACTGCATTTCTCCAATTCCTTCTGATCGGGAGCTTCGCGACCTCGGCGCTGGCTGCCTCCGAGGCCCCCATAGTGGATGTTTACAAGAGCCCCTCGTGCGGCTGTTGCGGCAAATGGGTGGACCACATGAGAGCCAACGGATTCACCGTACGCAGCCACGACACCAACGACGTAGTGCAGCAGAAATACCGGCTCGGCGTGCCGTATGGCTACGGTTCTTGCCACACTGCCGAGGTCAACGGCTATCTGGTGGAAGGCCACGTACCGGCCAGGGACGTCAGGCGCCTGCTGAAAGAAAAGCCCACGGCCCGCGGCTTGGTGGTGCCCGCCATGCCCATGGGTTCGCCTGGCATGGAGCAGGGCAACCGCAAGGATCACTACGACGTTCTGCTCGTAAACCTGGATGGCACCACCCAGACCTATACCCGTTACTGA
- a CDS encoding TolC family protein — protein MRISQSADRLSRFPLCCVTTLLGLASLVSTAFAEPLSFNAALALAVRETPTLRAESAQVDAARQAAIPAGELPDPKLTLGLDNVPVEGVDRFSLSSEPMTMQRIGVMQEFPNNAKRGARVEVARGRIALSEAQIRITRLTVLRETAAAWIARDTVEHQLAFIDGLYGENRLFDAAVRARIAGGKGSAMEAVSARQEAAMIDARRDELVARRQQSIAALKRWVGPRADAPLEGAAPDWPIAHDALAHALHRHPELAIFDPKAQVLDAEVAEARADKKPDWALELAYQKRGAQFGDMATVQVSFDLPVFAATRQDPKIAARLAEREGLDAEREAVMREHASMLEADFAEYQRLDKAVRRQREVLLPLAGEKVNLALADWRGGKGELVNLVMARRERIDAELMAIALEGERKEVAARLHYAYGEPTLSGEKQ, from the coding sequence ATGCGTATTTCCCAATCAGCCGACCGCTTGAGTCGGTTCCCGTTGTGCTGCGTGACTACGCTGCTGGGGCTGGCGAGCCTCGTCAGCACGGCGTTCGCCGAGCCGCTCTCTTTCAATGCCGCACTGGCGTTGGCCGTGCGGGAAACACCCACGCTCCGGGCAGAATCAGCGCAGGTCGATGCTGCCCGGCAAGCGGCCATTCCAGCTGGCGAGTTGCCCGATCCCAAACTGACCTTGGGGCTCGATAACGTACCCGTCGAGGGCGTTGATCGTTTCAGCCTGTCCAGCGAACCGATGACCATGCAACGCATCGGCGTCATGCAGGAATTTCCCAATAATGCCAAGCGCGGCGCACGCGTTGAAGTTGCGCGTGGGCGGATTGCGCTGAGCGAAGCGCAAATCCGCATTACCCGCCTCACCGTGTTGCGGGAAACGGCGGCAGCATGGATTGCGCGCGATACGGTCGAACACCAGCTCGCGTTCATCGATGGGCTGTACGGCGAGAACCGCCTGTTCGATGCTGCGGTGCGTGCACGCATAGCCGGGGGCAAGGGCAGTGCGATGGAGGCAGTGTCTGCGCGCCAGGAGGCTGCAATGATCGACGCGCGGCGAGATGAACTCGTCGCGCGCCGCCAGCAATCCATCGCTGCGCTCAAACGCTGGGTAGGCCCACGCGCGGATGCGCCACTGGAGGGCGCCGCGCCCGACTGGCCAATCGCCCATGATGCGCTGGCCCATGCGCTGCACCGGCATCCGGAACTGGCGATATTTGATCCCAAGGCACAAGTGCTGGACGCCGAAGTAGCCGAAGCTCGCGCGGACAAGAAGCCGGACTGGGCGCTGGAGCTGGCGTACCAGAAGCGCGGCGCGCAATTCGGCGACATGGCCACTGTGCAGGTGAGTTTTGATCTGCCGGTGTTTGCCGCCACCCGGCAGGACCCGAAAATTGCTGCCAGGCTTGCCGAACGAGAAGGACTCGACGCCGAACGCGAAGCGGTGATGCGCGAACATGCGTCGATGCTGGAAGCGGATTTTGCCGAGTACCAGCGCCTCGACAAGGCCGTCAGGCGACAGCGCGAGGTGTTGCTGCCGCTGGCCGGCGAGAAAGTGAATCTGGCTTTGGCTGACTGGCGCGGTGGCAAAGGCGAACTCGTCAATCTGGTGATGGCGCGGCGCGAACGCATTGATGCCGAACTCATGGCCATCGCGCTCGAAGGCGAGCGCAAGGAGGTGGCTGCCCGCCTTCATTACGCCTATGGCGAACCCACTTTGTCCGGAGAAAAACAATGA